One window of Bifidobacteriaceae bacterium genomic DNA carries:
- a CDS encoding elongation factor G-like protein EF-G2 — protein sequence MAVDNSTSAQSKSAAPVNDPGKIRNVVFVGSSGVGKTTVVEGLLLATGEIGRAGSVAEGTTVTDYEDIEHKTNRSVGLALAPLTFGGVKVNVIDAPGYADYLGDLRAAIRGADAAVFVISAVDGISGATRLLWDELARVRMPRAILITKLDNPRADYDDVVESCRQSFGESVLPMMVPIYKSEAEVGKLLDILTGKVVDFTSGKREVRTAEGDEVGKMERNREAFIESLITESGDEDLMEAYLEGDELDGEALKADLQKAMAAASFFPIMPMAAAGGIGTDELLYLIRDGFPSPVVAELPDVVDASGKEIAVSCDPKGPLVAEVIKTTQDPYVGRISIVRVFSGTLRAESQVHVEGHGSGGSTGPDSGTHAGNERVGTLTSPLGAKQRPVPYAVAGDLAAVARLVSAETGDTLSDPGKPLVAQPWMSPEPMLPVAIKAANSSDEDKLGTGLNRLVSEDPTLRVEHNPETGQTVLWTMGDAHVDVTFQRLADKFGVQVERVPYRVPLRETFNQKVTAEGRHVKQSGGHGQYAKCQVEVEPLGPGAGFEFVDKVVGGAVPRQFIPSVEKGVRSQMLKGVLAGYPVVDIRVTLFDGKAHSVDSSDAAFQMAGAVALREAAKKAGVINLLEPVVTMSILVDDEHVGAIMSDLSSRRGRLTGTESVAGGRTMVKAEVPQFEVTNYATDLRSMSRGTGSFTSDYLGHEPMPPHRVEAVIAEAAAAKAGG from the coding sequence ATGGCCGTAGACAACTCAACCTCCGCCCAGTCCAAGTCAGCCGCGCCGGTGAACGATCCGGGCAAGATCCGCAATGTGGTCTTTGTCGGGTCCTCCGGAGTGGGGAAGACCACCGTGGTCGAGGGCTTGCTGCTCGCCACCGGTGAGATCGGCCGGGCTGGCTCTGTGGCGGAGGGAACTACCGTTACCGATTACGAGGACATTGAGCACAAGACCAACCGGTCGGTCGGTTTGGCGCTCGCGCCGCTGACCTTTGGCGGGGTCAAGGTCAACGTCATCGACGCGCCGGGTTACGCCGACTACCTGGGCGACCTCCGGGCCGCGATCAGGGGCGCCGATGCCGCCGTGTTCGTCATCAGCGCCGTCGACGGGATCTCCGGGGCGACCAGGCTGCTGTGGGACGAACTCGCGCGGGTGCGGATGCCGCGCGCCATCCTGATCACCAAACTGGACAACCCCCGCGCGGACTATGACGACGTGGTGGAGTCCTGCCGCCAGTCGTTCGGGGAGTCGGTCCTGCCGATGATGGTCCCCATCTACAAGTCGGAGGCGGAGGTCGGCAAACTGCTCGACATCCTGACCGGCAAGGTTGTGGACTTCACCAGCGGCAAGCGCGAGGTCCGGACCGCCGAAGGCGACGAGGTCGGCAAGATGGAGCGCAACCGCGAGGCGTTCATCGAGTCGCTGATCACCGAATCCGGCGACGAGGACCTGATGGAGGCGTACCTGGAGGGCGATGAGCTGGACGGCGAAGCCCTCAAAGCGGACTTGCAGAAGGCGATGGCTGCGGCGTCCTTCTTCCCGATCATGCCGATGGCGGCCGCGGGAGGGATCGGGACGGACGAATTGCTGTACCTGATCCGCGACGGCTTCCCCTCCCCGGTGGTGGCGGAGCTCCCGGACGTGGTCGACGCGTCCGGCAAGGAGATCGCGGTCAGCTGCGACCCGAAGGGCCCGCTGGTGGCGGAGGTCATCAAGACCACCCAGGACCCCTATGTGGGGCGGATTTCGATTGTGCGCGTGTTCTCCGGCACGCTGCGGGCGGAGTCCCAGGTCCACGTGGAGGGCCACGGCTCGGGCGGCTCGACCGGCCCGGACTCCGGAACCCATGCCGGCAACGAGCGGGTCGGGACCCTGACTTCCCCGCTGGGCGCCAAGCAGCGCCCGGTGCCGTACGCTGTGGCGGGCGATCTGGCCGCGGTCGCGCGGCTGGTCAGCGCGGAGACGGGCGACACCCTGTCCGATCCGGGCAAGCCGCTGGTGGCGCAGCCGTGGATGTCGCCGGAGCCCATGCTGCCGGTGGCCATCAAGGCCGCCAACTCTTCCGACGAGGACAAGCTCGGCACGGGCCTGAACCGCCTGGTCAGCGAGGATCCCACCCTCCGGGTGGAGCACAATCCGGAGACCGGGCAGACCGTCTTGTGGACTATGGGCGACGCCCATGTGGACGTCACCTTCCAGCGCCTGGCCGACAAGTTCGGCGTGCAGGTCGAGCGGGTCCCCTACCGGGTGCCGCTGCGGGAGACGTTCAACCAGAAGGTGACGGCCGAAGGCCGCCACGTCAAGCAGTCCGGCGGGCACGGCCAGTACGCGAAGTGCCAGGTCGAGGTGGAGCCGCTGGGGCCCGGCGCGGGGTTCGAGTTCGTCGACAAGGTTGTGGGCGGCGCCGTGCCGCGCCAATTCATCCCCTCGGTCGAGAAGGGCGTCAGGTCGCAGATGCTGAAGGGCGTCTTGGCCGGCTACCCCGTGGTGGACATCCGCGTCACGCTGTTCGACGGGAAGGCCCACTCGGTGGACTCGTCTGACGCGGCGTTCCAAATGGCGGGAGCGGTCGCCCTCAGGGAGGCGGCGAAGAAGGCCGGTGTGATCAACTTGTTGGAGCCGGTGGTGACCATGTCGATCCTGGTGGACGACGAACACGTGGGCGCGATCATGTCCGATCTGTCCTCGCGGCGCGGCCGGCTGACCGGCACCGAGTCGGTGGCGGGCGGACGGACCATGGTCAAGGCCGAGGTGCCTCAATTCGAGGTCACCAACTACGCCACCGACCTGCGGTCCATGTCGCGCGGCACCGGCTCGTTCACCAGCGACTACCTGGGGCATGAGCCCATGCCGCCGCACCGGGTCGAAGCCGTGATCGCCGAGGCGGCCGCGGCCAAGGCTGGCGGTTGA